In a genomic window of Methylobacter sp. YRD-M1:
- a CDS encoding polysaccharide pyruvyl transferase family protein codes for MNKINSGTPKMSAVSDSKSFVPLRSSIVGYVDYCDSQRVSGWLIDLADVVQHLHLKVLIDGVEVCKGVADEYRQDLAANPVFANTFHAYNLEISNVLSDGKEHEVKVIEAETGYVLKNSPIKVLFPKLSDKSNVPRLDLALVGKNGWLFLCNDSNDAIGQYAGRLKLTSEVLEQYVSQYRRTQSLYRHKGIYYLLTITPGKESIYSEFLPDSVTAGTGLTVKDQFIAAVNPVLDVDILDLKPVLLANKSRGQLCYKNDSHWNYLGAMIACQIIIEKLREKFTNIPEFDESAFTLINGDEGACDLSGKTRLNYIDGKYVENVEHLEQSVAVCAISVQNEKKAIELLEHPYKELSKTRPTRLFKNEKSANLPRAIIIRDSYADWMIPFLSEYFSECLFVWARYVEPAVIESFKPDIIIEQVVDRFLVVNRMAIQTNHLNTSVSFENPHGTGGLKPYLYGMSSYIPDALFLDADELSRQCGGNTGNVIFCHAISRMLDVDPASIPWGGDISHLSVTHDRLVIPMANFLGSHVDMSQLLDKFKKIHIPIVGIGLGGQGPITGIKLDSIPKGSWEWLEIMINKSATDKPNISLRGQATYDLIAAKGLADKCIVIGCPSNFINPSRVLGKSIYEKFKKSLGKTRRVAVTAGSVATQELKKLEQSLISLVEGSNGLYVCQAPIDMLRLYKQEYENISPLVFSRYKDYIHPEMDDDAFLQWFYRWSYAFTSAPEWLSTMARFDLVVGTRIHGVMAGIQAGTPSVCLCIDSRTLELCQTMMIPYVNANDYKEGISLEQIDEVLMQWDWQLFDANRRYLAEGYTKFLNNNGLQPANYLKLLAH; via the coding sequence GTGAACAAAATAAATTCAGGAACTCCAAAAATGTCTGCTGTAAGTGACTCCAAATCATTTGTGCCGTTACGCTCAAGTATTGTTGGTTACGTTGATTATTGTGATTCTCAGCGTGTTTCCGGTTGGCTAATTGATCTTGCTGATGTTGTGCAGCACTTACACCTAAAAGTTTTAATCGATGGAGTGGAAGTATGTAAAGGGGTTGCTGATGAATATCGTCAAGATTTGGCCGCAAATCCGGTATTTGCCAATACTTTTCATGCCTACAATTTAGAGATTTCTAATGTCCTATCTGACGGTAAAGAGCATGAAGTTAAAGTGATTGAAGCAGAAACGGGGTATGTTTTAAAAAACTCGCCTATTAAAGTGCTTTTTCCCAAACTAAGCGATAAATCAAATGTTCCACGCCTTGATTTAGCTCTTGTAGGAAAGAATGGCTGGTTGTTTTTGTGTAATGATTCTAATGATGCAATTGGACAGTATGCGGGTCGGCTTAAACTGACATCAGAGGTATTGGAACAGTATGTTAGCCAATACCGGAGAACTCAAAGCTTATATCGACATAAAGGCATTTATTATCTATTGACCATTACACCCGGTAAGGAATCGATCTATTCTGAGTTCTTGCCGGATAGTGTTACAGCTGGTACAGGTTTAACAGTTAAAGATCAATTTATTGCCGCTGTTAACCCTGTATTAGATGTCGACATTCTTGATTTGAAACCGGTGTTGTTAGCAAACAAGTCGCGTGGTCAACTTTGTTACAAAAACGATTCGCACTGGAATTATTTGGGGGCAATGATTGCATGTCAGATAATAATTGAAAAACTTCGTGAAAAATTTACAAATATACCTGAGTTTGATGAGAGTGCTTTTACCCTAATTAATGGTGATGAGGGGGCATGCGATTTAAGTGGAAAGACTCGTTTGAATTACATTGATGGGAAGTATGTTGAGAATGTTGAGCACTTAGAGCAATCTGTGGCAGTTTGTGCAATAAGTGTTCAGAATGAAAAAAAGGCAATAGAACTGCTTGAGCATCCCTATAAAGAACTTTCCAAAACACGTCCCACTCGATTGTTTAAAAACGAGAAATCTGCAAATTTACCACGTGCGATTATTATTAGGGATTCTTACGCAGACTGGATGATTCCTTTTTTAAGTGAATATTTCTCAGAGTGCCTTTTTGTTTGGGCGCGATATGTTGAGCCTGCTGTTATCGAGTCCTTTAAGCCTGATATTATCATTGAGCAGGTCGTTGATCGGTTTCTTGTCGTGAATCGGATGGCTATTCAAACAAATCACTTGAATACATCTGTTAGTTTTGAAAATCCGCATGGAACTGGTGGTTTGAAACCATATCTTTATGGCATGTCTTCTTATATTCCTGATGCCCTCTTTTTAGATGCTGATGAATTATCCAGGCAATGCGGAGGAAATACAGGGAATGTAATTTTTTGTCATGCTATTTCTCGCATGCTAGATGTAGACCCTGCATCTATCCCATGGGGTGGGGATATCTCTCATTTATCGGTAACTCATGATCGTTTGGTCATACCAATGGCAAACTTTTTAGGAAGTCATGTGGATATGTCACAGTTACTTGATAAATTTAAAAAAATACACATTCCAATAGTTGGCATTGGTCTGGGTGGGCAGGGTCCCATTACCGGCATTAAACTAGATTCCATTCCTAAAGGATCTTGGGAATGGCTGGAAATAATGATTAACAAGTCAGCGACGGATAAACCTAATATTTCACTACGTGGCCAGGCAACGTATGATCTTATCGCTGCTAAAGGATTAGCTGATAAATGCATCGTTATAGGATGTCCTTCAAATTTTATTAATCCATCCAGAGTACTGGGAAAAAGTATTTATGAAAAATTTAAAAAAAGTTTGGGTAAGACACGTAGAGTGGCGGTAACTGCTGGAAGTGTTGCTACGCAGGAGTTAAAAAAATTAGAACAATCTTTGATTTCACTTGTTGAAGGGAGCAATGGGCTTTATGTTTGTCAGGCGCCTATTGATATGTTGCGTCTATACAAACAGGAGTATGAAAATATTTCACCCTTAGTATTTTCACGCTATAAGGATTATATTCATCCGGAAATGGATGATGATGCGTTTTTACAATGGTTTTATCGCTGGTCTTACGCTTTTACTAGCGCGCCAGAATGGTTATCAACGATGGCGCGTTTTGATCTTGTCGTGGGAACGCGCATTCATGGTGTTATGGCTGGAATACAAGCGGGAACACCGAGCGTATGCTTATGCATAGATTCTAGAACGTTGGAACTATGCCAAACAATGATGATTCCTTATGTAAATGCTAATGACTACAAGGAAGGCATCAGCCTTGAACAGATAGATGAAGTTCTCATGCAATGGGACTGGCAATTATTTGATGCCAATCGCCGTTATCTTGCCGAAGGTTATACAAAGTTCTTAAACAATAATGGGTTACAGCCTGCTAATTATCTAAAGCTTTTAGCGCATTAA
- a CDS encoding glycosyltransferase family 4 protein: MRVLILSHGHPTFSKGGGEYAAYYLYEGINATAEHEAWFVGRAEEKMLHLGSPIAALNKREYLVAGNANIPDLTTWLVIDENSDFAYMLRTIQPDVIHFHHYVLLGLELIRAAKNICPKARIVVTLHEYIAICMNNGQMIKTDERLCYQYSPRECSQCFPAHTPESFFLRERYIKSFFDLVDVFVSPSHFLKDRYVAWGMAEDRIKVIENGLPAGQRIPPRTLKEGEVRGRFAYFGQINPYKGVDVVIEAFARLPKHIKKQVTLDIFGSGLHYQTPEYQNKMNSLLEENNKFIRFHGAYEAREQGRLMAEIDWVVMGSIWWENSPLVIQEAFKYGRPMICPDIGGMAEKVQDGINGVHYRARDPISLASVIEKIINDKAGYEALCGQLPSISTIEDCAREHLSLYSKHL, translated from the coding sequence ATGCGCGTGCTTATTTTGAGTCATGGACATCCAACCTTCAGCAAGGGCGGCGGTGAATATGCAGCTTATTATCTCTATGAAGGAATCAATGCAACAGCAGAGCACGAAGCTTGGTTTGTCGGTCGTGCTGAAGAGAAAATGCTGCACTTGGGTTCACCTATTGCAGCATTGAATAAACGGGAATATTTGGTGGCAGGTAATGCCAACATACCTGATCTAACAACATGGCTAGTTATTGATGAAAATAGCGATTTTGCATATATGCTACGGACTATCCAGCCTGATGTGATTCATTTTCATCATTATGTGTTGTTGGGTTTGGAGCTTATTCGTGCCGCTAAAAACATTTGCCCTAAAGCGCGCATAGTCGTCACATTGCATGAATACATCGCCATCTGTATGAATAACGGTCAAATGATCAAAACAGATGAGCGGCTCTGCTATCAATACAGTCCGCGGGAGTGTTCTCAGTGCTTCCCGGCTCATACGCCTGAGTCATTTTTTCTGCGCGAGCGATACATTAAATCATTTTTTGATCTGGTGGACGTTTTCGTATCACCCAGTCACTTTTTGAAAGATCGCTATGTTGCATGGGGAATGGCTGAAGATCGCATTAAGGTTATTGAAAACGGCCTGCCGGCCGGTCAGCGGATTCCGCCCAGAACCTTGAAAGAAGGTGAAGTGCGTGGGCGCTTTGCTTATTTCGGCCAGATTAATCCTTATAAAGGAGTCGATGTCGTTATAGAAGCATTTGCCCGCTTGCCAAAACATATTAAAAAACAAGTCACGCTAGATATTTTTGGTTCCGGGCTGCATTATCAAACGCCAGAATACCAGAACAAAATGAATAGTCTGCTTGAAGAAAATAATAAATTTATACGCTTTCATGGTGCTTATGAAGCGAGAGAGCAAGGTCGCTTGATGGCTGAAATAGATTGGGTGGTGATGGGATCTATTTGGTGGGAGAACTCGCCTTTGGTAATTCAGGAGGCTTTCAAATACGGTCGGCCGATGATTTGCCCGGATATAGGCGGCATGGCAGAGAAAGTTCAGGATGGTATAAATGGCGTGCATTATCGAGCGCGGGATCCCATATCATTAGCCTCAGTCATTGAAAAAATCATAAATGATAAAGCAGGCTATGAAGCACTGTGTGGTCAATTACCATCCATTTCAACGATTGAAGATTGTGCTAGAGAACATTTGAGTCTTTATAGCAAACATCTTTAA
- a CDS encoding glycosyltransferase family 2 protein — protein sequence MTEKNIIKKTKKAVSSPKTKTESSVQSNDNHIIGIAGNTVWILASKAPAEAEQTLKIRELDQLLPISWVTDRAEFCLQNLAGHNLLENGDFGGNGRESLTNWNVDAEAPALAGVDFSPEWHLKTGHTAFLYAPEDVPRPSLSTIKGIPVIDNGDVEYRFSGFFATHRTGGIVTLSHYDQDHNKISEDVINVLNMPEYTGGKSLKSYAHIETVFMPPKGTKYIHLKIELDEQTELSEPDPYLFFTQLYLGINDDDQSQHGEAYSSESYQLSLEVLEEKWTYFGKVKLPKKYESRQLSVEFGNGLHELEINDKDISVRSLFGQGEIGSFFDDHRVGAFAIDRCVVVEKDGLLLYGWSHFLQDKMRSIYLHGPKGIIIDISQSLFRVSRKDVLESFRQYYPDITEFSGYICYVPVQVNVRQNYHIEIELTNGASKWLKVSIAKSQHDGLPLIKDLLTWVPAPDRIRPKLFDLFDQHLGNAINVISAARTAFNKPVYQRQFGVAPDNPTISIIVPLYGRYDFVRYQLSHFASDPDFQNIDLIYVIDDPTIILETNELATTYYPVFNLPFRTVWYESNLGFAGANNIGANVARGRTLLLMNSDVLPKQKGWVSYLQNALYTLPEAGAVGPLLQFADESVQHAGMESKKDERLPGFLLNIHPGKGQPWVGAEQPQEFPMLTAACLMLKKQDYLDLGGFDEGYIIGDFEDSDLCLALRKRGKRLWLVPEAKLWHLERQSQNLGNISGFRHLLTLYNGWRFHKKIQQGLIADPVRIDSLED from the coding sequence ATGACTGAAAAGAATATTATTAAAAAAACAAAAAAAGCCGTCAGCTCCCCCAAAACTAAAACAGAATCGTCTGTACAAAGTAACGACAATCACATCATCGGTATAGCCGGAAACACGGTTTGGATTTTAGCCAGCAAAGCACCAGCCGAAGCTGAACAAACCCTAAAAATTCGTGAGCTTGATCAGTTGTTACCGATCAGCTGGGTAACTGATCGCGCCGAGTTTTGCTTGCAAAACTTGGCTGGCCATAACTTGCTTGAAAACGGCGACTTTGGCGGCAATGGTAGGGAATCGCTCACTAACTGGAATGTTGATGCAGAAGCGCCGGCATTGGCTGGTGTCGATTTTTCTCCTGAATGGCACCTTAAAACAGGGCATACGGCCTTTTTGTATGCACCTGAAGACGTGCCAAGACCAAGTTTGAGCACGATAAAAGGAATTCCCGTTATTGATAACGGTGATGTTGAGTACCGGTTTTCAGGTTTTTTTGCTACTCATAGGACTGGGGGGATTGTTACTCTGAGTCATTATGACCAGGATCACAATAAGATAAGCGAAGATGTCATCAATGTTTTAAACATGCCCGAATATACCGGCGGCAAGTCTTTGAAATCCTATGCCCATATCGAGACTGTATTTATGCCGCCCAAAGGCACTAAATATATTCATCTTAAAATCGAGCTGGATGAACAGACTGAGTTAAGTGAACCAGATCCCTATCTGTTTTTTACCCAACTTTATTTGGGCATTAATGATGATGATCAAAGTCAACATGGAGAGGCTTATTCATCGGAATCGTATCAACTGAGTCTTGAGGTTTTAGAAGAGAAGTGGACTTATTTTGGCAAAGTAAAGTTACCCAAAAAATATGAATCAAGACAGCTTTCTGTTGAATTTGGAAATGGCTTGCATGAATTGGAGATTAACGACAAAGATATCTCCGTACGTTCTTTGTTTGGTCAAGGGGAGATTGGAAGTTTCTTTGATGATCATAGGGTTGGGGCGTTTGCCATAGACAGATGCGTTGTGGTGGAAAAGGATGGTTTGCTGCTGTATGGCTGGTCTCATTTTCTGCAAGACAAAATGAGATCCATTTATTTACATGGGCCAAAAGGAATAATTATCGATATCAGTCAATCATTATTCAGGGTATCGCGCAAAGATGTTCTTGAATCTTTTCGTCAGTACTATCCTGATATTACTGAATTTTCGGGATATATTTGCTATGTACCGGTTCAGGTCAACGTGCGGCAAAACTATCATATTGAGATAGAACTCACAAATGGCGCCAGTAAATGGTTGAAAGTGTCTATTGCCAAGAGCCAACATGATGGTTTGCCATTAATTAAAGACCTATTAACGTGGGTACCAGCTCCAGATAGAATTCGTCCAAAATTATTTGATCTTTTTGATCAGCATCTTGGTAATGCCATTAATGTCATCAGTGCAGCTAGAACGGCTTTTAACAAGCCGGTTTATCAACGGCAGTTTGGCGTCGCGCCGGATAATCCTACCATATCAATAATTGTGCCTCTTTATGGGCGCTACGATTTTGTTCGTTATCAGCTATCTCACTTTGCAAGTGATCCAGACTTTCAAAACATCGATTTAATATATGTAATTGATGATCCGACTATCATTTTGGAAACAAATGAGCTGGCTACCACTTACTATCCTGTGTTTAATCTGCCTTTCCGTACTGTATGGTACGAAAGCAATTTAGGATTCGCAGGGGCAAACAATATTGGCGCCAATGTTGCGCGGGGCAGAACACTTTTGTTAATGAATTCCGATGTTCTGCCTAAACAGAAAGGTTGGGTGTCCTATCTGCAAAATGCGCTTTATACCCTTCCTGAAGCAGGGGCGGTCGGGCCTTTATTACAGTTTGCCGATGAATCGGTTCAGCATGCGGGTATGGAGTCCAAGAAGGATGAGAGATTGCCGGGGTTTTTGTTGAATATACATCCCGGTAAAGGACAGCCTTGGGTTGGTGCAGAGCAGCCTCAGGAGTTTCCTATGCTAACGGCAGCTTGTCTGATGCTTAAAAAACAGGATTATCTTGATTTGGGAGGCTTTGATGAAGGCTATATTATCGGAGATTTTGAAGACAGTGACTTATGTCTGGCATTGCGCAAGCGTGGCAAACGCCTATGGCTGGTGCCTGAAGCCAAGCTGTGGCATCTTGAGCGGCAGTCGCAGAATCTGGGGAATATCAGCGGTTTCCGTCATCTTTTAACGCTGTATAACGGATGGCGTTTTCATAAAAAAATACAACAAGGACTAATTGCCGACCCTGTCAGGATCGATAGTTTAGAGGATTAA
- a CDS encoding calcium-binding protein has translation MASINNLNAVAQNALHKAAVIDSLKEGIQEFTVDEMKVFTSSVRDINLSFAEDNANHALLTGKKDLNVLGNDKDNYIVGNDGNNKIDAGHGNDQISTGSGDDEIQLGAGDDVIEIDGSGNKFVSGGEGNDFFVIKGHDVLGGETQVTLTNLNVGDKLRVYADANEDGQITWDDVQEVKELGDGNTTFILKDGTTFTLEGVNNSQDITYTVQYDDDGNPIVDLS, from the coding sequence ATGGCATCTATTAACAATCTCAATGCAGTAGCACAAAACGCCTTGCACAAGGCAGCAGTAATTGACAGTCTGAAGGAAGGTATTCAGGAATTTACAGTTGATGAAATGAAAGTCTTTACATCATCTGTTAGAGACATTAATTTGAGTTTCGCCGAAGACAACGCCAACCACGCGCTCTTAACAGGTAAAAAAGACCTCAACGTCCTGGGCAACGATAAAGATAATTATATTGTCGGCAATGACGGCAATAATAAAATCGACGCTGGCCATGGCAATGATCAGATATCCACCGGCTCGGGTGATGATGAAATCCAGCTGGGTGCTGGCGATGACGTGATTGAAATTGACGGCAGTGGCAATAAGTTTGTCAGCGGCGGTGAAGGCAATGACTTTTTCGTTATCAAGGGCCATGATGTTTTAGGCGGAGAAACCCAAGTCACACTCACCAATCTTAATGTTGGCGACAAATTACGTGTTTATGCCGATGCGAATGAAGACGGTCAAATCACTTGGGATGATGTTCAAGAGGTAAAAGAATTAGGAGATGGCAATACTACATTTATACTGAAAGATGGCACTACTTTTACCTTGGAAGGCGTTAACAACTCCCAAGATATTACTTATACAGTTCAGTATGATGACGACGGCAATCCAATCGTAGACTTATCTTAA
- a CDS encoding glycosyltransferase: protein MDSAQNLNILFIHYDLPAQFDHLIHYFSTRTSHKVYAICQSSAPLAQQKDNRVTLYTYQPKPANPGTHRYVLDLERCAIKGQAIVNILQTCKQQGIHFDLAVAHTGWGETLYFKDIYPDTPLLGYVEFYYHAQGADAGFEPGDIISTDEALRIRTLNAQLLLGMSSCDALVTPTAWQKSLFPAIWQPHINVIHEGVDIDKVKPDPAIRLTLPTGVTLTREDEVVTYSARNLEPYRGFPTLLKAVELICRRRPNCHVIITGGDDISYSKRLPDGQNYRQLLLKTVDLPQDRVHFLGNVPYATHLQILQLSSAHIYLTYPFVLSWSFMEAFASGCVVIASDTPPVMDVLQPGINGLTVNFFDYRHIADRVDQIFSHPQRMRHLGESARQTIAQYYRHHFAINRYNRLFQQLLVPAVESHYA from the coding sequence ATGGATAGCGCGCAAAACCTTAACATCCTGTTTATCCATTACGATTTACCGGCCCAGTTCGATCATCTTATCCATTACTTCAGCACTCGAACATCGCATAAGGTTTACGCTATTTGCCAGTCCAGCGCGCCATTGGCTCAGCAAAAGGACAACCGGGTTACGCTGTATACTTATCAGCCCAAGCCCGCCAATCCAGGCACTCACCGTTACGTTCTTGATCTGGAGCGTTGCGCGATTAAAGGACAAGCTATCGTAAATATATTACAGACGTGTAAACAGCAGGGCATCCATTTTGATCTTGCCGTTGCGCACACCGGCTGGGGCGAGACGCTTTACTTTAAGGATATTTATCCTGACACGCCGTTACTGGGCTATGTCGAGTTCTATTATCACGCCCAAGGCGCCGATGCCGGTTTTGAACCCGGAGATATTATTTCAACCGATGAAGCTTTGCGCATCAGAACTCTAAATGCCCAGTTGCTGCTCGGCATGAGCAGCTGTGATGCCTTGGTCACGCCGACTGCCTGGCAGAAAAGCCTGTTTCCGGCTATCTGGCAACCGCATATCAATGTTATCCACGAAGGCGTTGACATTGATAAGGTTAAACCTGATCCGGCTATTCGCTTAACCTTGCCGACGGGCGTGACCTTAACCCGTGAAGATGAAGTGGTGACTTACAGCGCGCGCAATCTGGAACCCTATCGCGGCTTTCCTACTTTGCTGAAAGCTGTTGAGTTGATTTGCCGGCGCCGGCCGAATTGTCATGTCATCATCACTGGCGGCGATGACATCAGTTATAGCAAGCGCTTGCCGGACGGACAGAATTATCGCCAGCTATTGCTCAAAACGGTTGATTTACCGCAGGATCGCGTGCACTTTCTCGGCAATGTGCCTTATGCGACACATTTACAGATACTGCAGTTATCTTCCGCTCATATTTATCTGACTTATCCGTTTGTGTTGTCCTGGTCCTTTATGGAAGCCTTTGCCAGCGGCTGCGTTGTCATTGCTTCTGATACGCCGCCCGTAATGGATGTATTGCAGCCCGGCATCAACGGACTGACGGTTAATTTTTTTGATTACCGACACATTGCCGACCGTGTTGATCAGATTTTCTCTCATCCTCAACGTATGCGTCATTTAGGTGAATCCGCTCGCCAGACTATTGCTCAATACT